Proteins from one Stenotrophomonas aracearum genomic window:
- a CDS encoding MBL fold metallo-hydrolase has product MTLHVASFFHPDSHTFSYVVHDPATRQAAVIDPVLDYDPDTDALGAGPLQPLLAHVREQALDVRWLLETHAHADHVSAGRWLKQQWPQAALAMGAGIVEVQRTFAPRYALDVPTDGSQFDHLFADGETFALGDAAAEVIAVPGHTSDSVAYRIGDALFTGDSLFMPDGGTARCDFPGGDAALLYRSIQRLLALPDATRVFICHDYGPGGRAVANETTIGEQRARNIHLRDGVSEAEFVATRQARDATLPEPKLMHPSVKANLQGGAKP; this is encoded by the coding sequence ATGACGCTGCACGTTGCCAGTTTCTTCCACCCCGACAGCCACACCTTCAGCTACGTGGTGCATGACCCGGCAACGCGGCAGGCGGCGGTGATCGACCCGGTGCTGGATTACGACCCGGACACCGATGCGCTGGGTGCCGGGCCGCTGCAGCCGCTGCTGGCGCACGTGCGCGAACAGGCACTGGACGTTCGCTGGCTGCTGGAAACCCACGCCCACGCCGACCATGTCAGCGCCGGGCGCTGGCTGAAGCAGCAGTGGCCCCAGGCGGCACTGGCAATGGGCGCGGGGATCGTGGAGGTGCAGCGTACGTTCGCGCCGCGCTATGCGCTGGACGTGCCCACCGACGGGTCGCAGTTCGATCATTTGTTCGCCGACGGCGAAACATTTGCATTGGGGGATGCTGCGGCAGAGGTCATCGCCGTTCCCGGGCATACCAGCGACAGCGTGGCCTATCGCATCGGCGATGCGCTGTTCACCGGCGATTCGCTGTTCATGCCCGACGGCGGCACCGCCCGCTGCGATTTCCCGGGCGGCGATGCCGCGCTGCTGTACCGCTCGATCCAACGGCTGCTGGCGCTGCCCGACGCCACCCGGGTGTTCATCTGCCACGACTACGGCCCGGGTGGTCGCGCGGTGGCCAACGAGACCACCATCGGCGAACAGCGCGCCCGCAACATCCACCTGCGCGACGGGGTGAGCGAAGCGGAATTCGTTGCGACCCGGCAGGCGCGGGACGCGACGTTGCCGGAACCGAAGCTGATGCATCCCTCGGTAAAGGCGAACCTGCAGGGCGGCGCGAAACCTTGA